The genomic segment ATTTGCTGCCGTCGTGCCGCAAACGGGCGACCTACGCGTGATTGGTTCAAATGTGGGTCCTCGTCCTGGCCTTGGACGCCACACCTTGAGGCTTGACGCTGGAGACGCAGGAGATAGGGGCGCCCAGCCCATCTGAACTAGCTACCCAACCATTACATCCATCTCACATCTCACTTCTCCAAGCCTTGTCAATCGCCAGGCACTTCCATCTTCCATCTTCATAGTTTCTCAGGGCGCAGATTCATGTGTCCAAGTGTGGACAAGAACCAGGCGTCCCGGCCAAGACTGGGAGCCCAATGCTTCCTTCAGAAGGGTGCCCCGTTGACCCCAGTGATGCCTGAGCATGTGATTACATAAGCATGACGACTGTCCACTGGTCACGTCATCCCCCGCTCGGCAGTGCTCGCTGGTCCTGGATGAATCCATCATCCAGCAAATATCGTCATCTGGATCTGGCCTAAACTGTTTTCAATGCCACACGACGCCAAGTTGCTCACGTTACTTCCAAGTACCCGGGCCGACGAGTACAGCGTATGTACGGGCGATGACTGTGCACGACAAGGCAACGCGAAAAGGTATTGTATCATCGGTTCATCATTAATACGTACAGTTCTAGACTGCAGCTATACCGCTCATGATCCAATTCTCACGTCCTCGAAATCGCAAAGGGATATCCAATAATAACGAAacgaaaagagaagaaaaagaaagaaaaagaccCCTGTTCATGATTGGCACGTCTAGTTGGAGATCTTGGGGTTGACCTTCTTCCTGTGGTTGCGAGCATCGTTAGCACAAACAAAGACacgaacacacacacacccgtCAGGGCCTGGCATTACGTACCCGGTGACCTTCTCCCAGAGGCCGCGCGCGCCGTCGGTGATCTTCTCATCGGTGCCGGGGGCAAAGTCGTGGCCGGCCTTCTTGGAGGCGAAGTCGAAGGCTGCGCGGCGATTGTCAGTTTAACAGTTGGGTACTGTGTCCGTCCATATAACCCGTTGGCTGTGTCCCTGCACAAACGGACgggatggacggatggaCGAGACTCACCCTTGTCGAGGGGGtcctgcttctgctggccggcggcaccAGCAGAGTGCGAGGAAGAGCCCTTGCTTCCACCCATGAGGTTCTTGAGCTGGTCCATTTCGATGTGCTGTTCTTGCAAGTCGTGAAGGTACGGTTGAATGCTTGGTAGAgtcgagaaagagagagagagagtgtgtgtgtgtagaTAGGCAATGTAGATCGTAGATCCCGCTTCTCCAATTCCAGGAAAAATGCCGAGGAATTTCTTCAGTCTTTATACACGCCCAGCCCTCCAAAGCTTGAGCACGAGCTGAAGGCGAGACTAGCTAGACCCTTTTCTCCCCCGCTTTCTCCATCAAAAACATCACTCCCTGTGACCTTTCTCAGCTCTgtgcgacggcggcctcccCCTCTGCCACAGACACACGCACGCTGTCAGTCGGTTtgtcacacacacacacacacacacactctctctcccccttcccccgccCGCAAATTGCCAGTTTCGGATAGGTAGGAGAGATAAGGTCCCTTGCGTCACCGGCCACCCCCCAGCTCCAACACGGCCGGCACTCCTCTCGTTCGACCCACCGGTAGAAACCGAAAACCCCACGTGACAGCAAACGGTCTTCCGGGACCCAGGCGGCGATCCTGTTTCCCAAATGCAGGCTGATACCGTAGTGTAGCTCTCGAtcaccctcccccctttgAGCCTTTGAGTGTTGCTCCGCCACGGGCGCAATTTCGAGCTAGCCAAGCGTGAGCAAGAAAAGAGACGGGCCACCCAGCCCGCCCGATTCCCAAGCGCCGTATCCACGAGAGAAAAGGCTGCGCCAAGAAAAGGGGTCCTGACACGCTCTTAACCCCTCTCTAATTCTCTTTCGTTCCCCAGGAGACATACTCACGCTATTGAGAGACCCCTGGAGAGGAGGCGCGACTGGCAATCATGGCGCAGCTGCACGGTCGATGCTCGCTGGCCTAGACCGCGCAATCGCCGTGGTCGACGGGCCTCCAACCAGGCACAGTAGACCATATCTAGCAGCACGCgcaccatcgccgtcgcggcgacACCGCTCGGCGCATCCCCAGCTGAACAACGTCCCTGGGACGGACGATCCCGCAAATGGCCAGGGGTACGAGACCCGGGCTGTCTGAGgcagccccctcccctgttCGCTGTAGGCGTACTCCCCGCGTGTGTGAGATCAATGCCGTGCGACGATCATCACGGCCATGGAGCCGGCCGAGCTGGCATCTGCCACGACGGGGTTTCTGCGGGATGCAAGTTCGGCCGTCCGACGTTGGACCACGGCGTGGCCTTCGTGTGGTGACAGTGTCAGAGGGGGAACAATGGCTCCCAGGGAGGGACGGATAAACGGTAGTGGACTCGGCACCGCGAAGGGAGCATCCGTGATATTATTTCCCATTTCTCAACATATCTCGTCCGTCGTCCTTtttctcgtcatcgtcataCAGCCGTGAGCATTCCAATCAACCAACCCCTTTTGCACCAACTCCCGAACCGGGAGGGAGACTAACACCATAATCAAAACCTCCAAGGATGCAAGGAAAATATTaaaaagagaagggggaaaacgCCTATAAGATGCCATTCGCGCCAAGAAAACCATTGCGCTTCGTCATATAAAGAACACCTCCATTACGCGCGTGCTCGCAAAACCAATCCTCGCTCCTCGGGCGATGCTATTGTCGAGTGGGTTTCGTGTTCGAGCGTATATTGCTCAGCGCCAgagctgggggggggggggggattaAAATTGATAACACGGCCCAAAAATTGAACAAAAATGGCGGGATGTATATGCACGACCCCGAGTTATCGACATCCCAATGCGGTATATGCGTTGCAGCCAGCGCTGGCAAAACGGCCAACACGCTCGCGTCCGTCATGATGTGGCAAAGACTTGGTAGGCCATGACCATGATCCACAGCAGGAAGagcgcgccgacgagggcaaaggcgaagacggcctgcCACGCTTGACCTGGACCCGCGCAGTCAGCATGCAGGGTTTCCCATCATggcgagaacgaggagaacgacccgcggggggggggggggggggggggggggggggggggacaacTCACATATGCTCCTCTGCTGCAGCCAGGCGAGAGTGTCGAGGCTCTGGCCGGTGGGGTTGCggttgaagacggcgaggctGCAGTTGCTCGAGACGGAGCCGTCGGGCCCCCAGAGCTGGatgctgacgacgacgaggccgacgaaccagaggatgaagaggatgaaggcgccgatcatgacgatggccgggaggaggcggcgctggtAGACGAGCCAGAGCAGGAGGCcgatgaagaggacgacgagggaggCGACGGTGATGTAGTAGGGGAAGTACCTGTTGGGGGATTGTCATGTCAGTTggttgatggcctcgaacACGGAACAACCGAGGAcgggcggacgaggacggcgggcgggcgggcggacgTACCATGGGATCGGCAgcaggagctgctgctgaatgtcgatgaaggaggcgaaaacgccgatgatgaggcAGGACGCGGCGAGCATGACGAGGATCCAGAGGTTCAGCTGGATGCCGGGCCACTGGTAGCGATGGACAcgctcgacgacgcgccTCTCGTAGAGGGAGCTGCCCGTGACGGTGGAGGCCACCATGATGGGCGGCTACtcggggggaggaggggcgtgTCAGTGGTTTGACTGTGGTAAGATGAGCGCGGGATGAAGACGCTCAATCGTGGTCGGGGTCGTGGGTGTCAATCGATCAAGGTGGAAGACGGTCGAATGAGGTCGTCGCAGGCGATGTTTTAATCGCCGATCCAGCCAATTCGCCCAAGGCGGTgcgggggggaggcggaagGAAGAGGCTGTAGAGGATGGAAGTCGGAAGAAGGGCGCGCGATAAGACCGGGCCTGGCTGGGATGCGCCagggaaaaagagagagTACGGGACCGAACGAGCACCCAGTGAAGGAAGTAAAGAGAGGCGTagacaagggcaaggctggtgcaggaggaggagaaggaggaggaggaggaaaaagaagaggcTATCGCCGCGGGACGTCCGACCGTCGCAACCCGAGATAATGTGCAGGCGTTGGGCGCTGAAGGATTTCGAGGCGCGCAGGTCGTTCGTTCAGGCTAGCAACAGTGGCACAACGCAGGTACCTGGGCCAGCAGCGACGGTGACGCTAACGGCAGGGACTGGACGGTTGGTGGAAGGCTGGGCGGCCGGTTggggtggtgttgttgctgggTGGTGTTGCTGGTAGCCTCTGATTTGAGGCCGAGGGGATTTCGACTCGACTCGAACGACTTTGGATGACAGCAGAGATGATGATGCAGGTTTGCCGTCTTGTCTTGGCTCGGGGCGGTTTGGCGTGTGCCACGTCAAGAGTCGCCAGATGCGATGATGCCGCGTTGCTGCAGACACCCTTGTCCCGGCTTTCCTTGTTCTCCGCGCGAGATTTGGCGCCGTCGGGCTGTGATGAGCGTCGGCCCgggagaggggggcaggaagagggaagagTGGTAGTTAAACGGTGGTTCGCTGGATCAGAAGAGTCGGATGTTCGGGTGTCTTGGGTTTTTACGAGTCTTTTTGATGGTCGCACGGGTTGGGTGGGATGTACGGGGAGGATGGTCCGGCGAGGCGACAATGGTGGGTGACAGTGGTGAATAAAATCACGGATGATCGTGTTGAAATCGCCGGTGAACCGGGATGATGGGAGTGGGCTATCGGTGCGAACCCTCCGAAGAAAGAATTGAGATCGTTGCTCCAGGTTGCGAAAAAAAAGATCTATCTCTTGGAAAGCGCGTCGTGAGATCGGTTCACGAAGTAAATAAAAAAACTCACGGTCAAACCAACGTCTCCCacgcccccttccccggtGGCTGGGCGAAATAGCTCTCCCGCCCAATCGTcgcgaaaaagaaaaagaaaaatgGCGATGGCTGGGGGCGAGAAATCCCCGCTAACCTATGCGCCGCACTCACTCGCTGCGGCGGGCGGACCTGCAGTGGGGCCCGCATTCTTCGCGCTGCTGTCAGGGCACCCGcgtccgcgcccgcgcccggtTCCGGCTCGCCGACCCGCAAACACCTATTGattccctctccccccctctctcccccgcTGTCTTCCCCCCCCACTCACCGCCGGGACGCACCCGAGCCGCACGGGGGGCTACCGCCTGGCCTTCCGTCACCGCTCCTTCGACACGTGTCAGTATGCTGTCGCAGACGTGCAGAAACCCGCCCGTCCCCTTGGACCTGCAGAATACGAATGGTGTctgtcgacgagggcggggaggagaagggggtaAAAAATGATCATTTGCTTTGGTATTattcctcgtcgtctcttgggaccgccgtcgtcctATCTCGGACGGGCGACCCCCCCGTGGCTGAAGCTCATCTATTCCCCGCCGTCCCATGCAGTCCCGGACCATGCGCCGAATCGAATCGAACCCGCCTCCGCCCTGCCGTTGTCTCTTGTGATATGCTTTCCCCCgtccttcctttcccttaCGAGATGCAGTGTTTCCCAATCATctatttttttcttcttccgtcCTCCCCTCTCACTAACATCCATTTGACTCTTCCCCCttattcttcttttctcAGAAACCGACCTCACAGCAGCGACTCGCCCAGGGCGCAGCGCACCAGCGAGCAGCCGGCGCGTACCGTCTCGGACGCGGCGCCCTCCTGGTCGGCCGCCAGCGACGGgttgacctcgacgaggtcgagcgcCACGAGGCTGCCCGTCTCGTGCACGCACTCGCAGATGTAGTCGCCCTCGCGCAGCGTCAGGCCACCGCGCACCGGCGtgcccgtcgacggcgcccacatggggtcgagggcgtcgacgtcgaacgAGAGGTGGATCGGCGTGTCGCTGCCGATGTGCGCGAGCGCCATTTCCATGACGCGGCCGATGCCGTACCTGATTGGTGGTTCGTGTCAGCAAAACAGatgcaggcaggcaggcaggtaggcAAGCAggcagggagagagagggagagagagaaacagagggggagggggagatgTGAAGACGGACGAAAACGGAGGACACCTACCGGTCAATGTCAAACATGCTAAAGGCCTTAATGCCGTTTTCGCGCAGGATCCGCTTCTCgccggggtcgacgtcgcGCAGGCCAATGTAgacgagcttcttgaggcTCAGCATGTGCTCGTCCTGGAGCCAGCCAAAGTACTCGGGGCGCTGCTCCTTGGCGAGGCCCgtgacgaaggcgacgggcATGCCGTGGATATTGCCGCTGTCGCTCGTCTCGGGGGTGTTGATGTCGGCGTGGGCGTCGACCCAGATGACGGCGatctcgcggccgaggcgctcTCGCGTGGCCTTTGCGGAGCCGGCGATGGTGCCAATGGCGATGCtgtggtcgccgccgagggtcAGGGTcaggcggccgaggcgcgaCTGCTGGTAGACCTGGTCGGCGATGCGCTGGGTGACGGACGAGACGGCCTTGGGGTTCTTCATGTTGCGGAAGGGcgggtcgtcggcgggcaCGAGGTCGGTGTAGAGGtgcacctcgtcgtcgccgtgcAGCCGGTATCCAAGCTCGTCGCGCAGCTGGGTCAGCAGGCCTGACTCGATGAGGGCCTTTGGCGCAGCGTCTACTCCCTGCTTGCActaaaggggggggggagggaagagggtcTGTCAGCTTGCCGTTGGGAGTAGTGGCGCGAGTGGGACGTGGATGGACGGGAGGGGTGGCTTTGGGCTGGCTTACCTGTCCGCCGGagaagccgacggcgacgacgccgaggtcctcaGGGTCGCTGAGGAACTTGGACTTGACCATGGAGGTGTGCATGGCTGCGAGGTGCTACCAGTATGCGTGAAGAGAGGAAGTGAATGGGGGTGGGTGAGCGGGTTGAGAGCTGACGGGCGACCGACTTGGATCAAGacacaagagagagagttgtaagaggatgacggaggaagagggaagaagcTGACGAGAGGATTGTGGGAgctgaggaggagaagaggaagggaagacgaggagcaggaTGGAGAGAAGATGGACGAAAACGGGGTGGGCGATCAAGgtataaagcctttttttatttcttccttcccttccccttctgTCCGGGAAGGACGACgtggaggatgaggacgagaagcAAAACCAAAACCAGaaccaggaccaggaccaTGACCGGGACTAGGACTAGGACCAGGAGTGTCGGCCTGCTAGTGCCGG from the Colletotrichum destructivum chromosome 10, complete sequence genome contains:
- a CDS encoding Putative ureohydrolase, with the protein product MHTSMVKSKFLSDPEDLGVVAVGFSGGQCKQGVDAAPKALIESGLLTQLRDELGYRLHGDDEVHLYTDLVPADDPPFRNMKNPKAVSSVTQRIADQVYQQSRLGRLTLTLGGDHSIAIGTIAGSAKATRERLGREIAVIWVDAHADINTPETSDSGNIHGMPVAFVTGLAKEQRPEYFGWLQDEHMLSLKKLVYIGLRDVDPGEKRILRENGIKAFSMFDIDRYGIGRVMEMALAHIGSDTPIHLSFDVDALDPMWAPSTGTPVRGGLTLREGDYICECVHETGSLVALDLVEVNPSLAADQEGAASETVRAGCSLVRCALGESLL